Proteins encoded in a region of the Tubulanus polymorphus chromosome 10, tnTubPoly1.2, whole genome shotgun sequence genome:
- the LOC141912233 gene encoding uncharacterized protein LOC141912233 encodes MDTMNASVVVAKRCPYSTQNAVWLVVLAYVSTPICALGFLMNALSFAVLRRHRSRSNALYLLRLLAVVDNCFLAVSVSLVNARRFYAYYQHAAEFFYLPDAFIGPRFIVYLAPPHLILRMFRNWLIVLISVDRALHVVAPLKSIVLCSRNRVNCAVLAIAALSVALHVFRYCCRPLSMEKPDCSPLDRHLMLRFGNEIPREANLVTLSAFVIVLPFCLLTATNTILSAGLSRPALKDGR; translated from the coding sequence ATGGATACGATGAACGCTTCCGTCGTCGTCGCCAAGCGCTGTCCGTATTCGACGCAGAACGCCGTCTGGTTGGTCGTGCTCGCCTACGTATCGACGCCTATCTGCGCGCTCGGGTTTCTGATGAACGCGCTCAGTTTCGCCGTGTTGCGGCGTCACCGGTCGCGTTCTAACGCCCTGTACCTGCTCCGACTGCTGGCCGTCGTCGACAACTGTTTCCTGGCGGTGTCCGTGTCGCTGGTGAACGCGCGGCGATTCTACGCGTATTACCAGCACGCGGCTGAGTTCTTCTACCTGCCGGACGCGTTCATCGGGCCGAGGTTCATCGTCTACTTGGCGCCGCCTCATCTGATCCTGCGTATGTTCAGGAACTGGTTGATCGTGTTGATCAGCGTCGATCGCGCGTTGCACGTCGTCGCACCGTTGAAGTCGATCGTTCTGTGCAGTCGGAATCGCGTCAACTGCGCGGTTTTAGCGATCGCCGCGTTGAGCGTCGCGCTCCACGTGTTCAGGTACTGTTGCCGACCGCTGTCGATGGAGAAGCCCGATTGTTCGCCGCTCGACCGGCATCTGATGCTGCGATTCGGAAACGAAATACCGCGTGAAGCTAATCTGGTCACTTTATCCGCGTTTGTAATCGTGTTACCTTTCTGCCTCTTAACCGCGACCAATACGATCCTATCCGCGGGTCTCTCGCGGCCCGCGCTAAAAGACGGACGATGA